A single genomic interval of Vibrio maritimus harbors:
- the modC gene encoding molybdenum ABC transporter ATP-binding protein ModC: MSTISIDVKKQFESQSFHLKTSLPAKGITAIFGRSGAGKTTLINLVSGLVEPDAGYIAINHEPLFDSQHNINVPIEKRKIGYVFQDARLFPHMTVERNLCYGVTKKNEDYFNEIIKLLAIEALLDRYPSHLSGGEKQRVAIGRALLSKPNILLMDEPLASLDTPRKRELMPFLEALSNQVDIPILYVTHSQNEILRLAQHLVVIDDGKVVESDIIERVWASKLMQSWQSFSDKSALFKGTVLEQNDTYGLTKVALTPEHYLWVQHTNADVGEHVRLRVRASDVSISLNRAEKTSIRNILPCVVKSISLGGKGTPRQSVEVVLSLDEERELVATVTQWAIDDLSLKEGQKVYAQIKGVSVSQKDVALEPHL; the protein is encoded by the coding sequence ATGAGCACAATTAGCATCGATGTTAAGAAGCAGTTCGAGTCTCAGTCTTTTCACCTTAAAACATCATTACCGGCTAAAGGTATTACTGCCATTTTTGGTCGCTCTGGTGCGGGGAAAACGACGCTTATCAACTTAGTCAGTGGGTTGGTCGAACCTGATGCAGGCTATATCGCAATTAATCACGAGCCGTTATTCGATTCTCAACACAACATCAATGTGCCCATCGAAAAACGCAAGATCGGCTACGTGTTCCAAGACGCTAGACTCTTTCCACATATGACGGTCGAGCGAAATTTATGTTACGGCGTCACGAAAAAGAATGAGGATTACTTCAACGAAATCATAAAACTACTTGCTATTGAGGCGCTTCTCGATCGTTATCCAAGTCATTTATCTGGTGGTGAAAAGCAACGAGTAGCCATTGGACGAGCTTTATTAAGCAAGCCAAACATACTCCTTATGGATGAACCTTTGGCATCTTTAGACACGCCAAGAAAGAGAGAGCTAATGCCTTTTTTAGAAGCACTTTCTAATCAGGTGGATATACCTATACTCTATGTTACGCATAGCCAGAACGAGATCCTCAGGTTAGCTCAACACTTAGTAGTGATTGATGACGGTAAGGTTGTTGAGTCCGACATAATCGAACGGGTGTGGGCGAGTAAATTGATGCAATCATGGCAGTCGTTTTCAGATAAAAGCGCGCTATTCAAAGGAACAGTGTTAGAACAGAACGACACCTATGGTTTAACCAAGGTAGCCTTGACGCCTGAGCATTATTTATGGGTCCAACATACCAATGCTGATGTTGGGGAACATGTTAGGTTGCGGGTCAGAGCCAGCGATGTATCTATCTCTTTAAACAGAGCGGAGAAAACATCAATACGAAACATTCTTCCGTGTGTCGTAAAATCAATTTCTCTGGGCGGTAAGGGAACGCCGAGGCAAAGCGTGGAAGTGGTCTTGTCACTAGATGAAGAGCGTGAGCTAGTTGCGACGGTTACACAGTGGGCGATAGATGACTTGAGCTTGAAGGAAGGACAAAAAGTGTATGCACAAATAAAAGGGGTGAGTGTGTCGCAAAAAGATGTGGCACTCGAACCGCATCTATAA
- a CDS encoding GGDEF domain-containing protein — protein sequence MATSFTSSNLFRLFMPMLMMIGVMVSVNHIIDATKANSGFVTNLPYILFGTAVALSHTFKQSRMAMVALSMLVAYLVIQLRLQSPLSSGTTLLELSLLSLLLPVSCSLSYLFSDTGVISKGMAIFGAILVSFIGWTALILSHFATGGFLGFDNDLLMAVPQISRLPLVLVLYTLAIIGATGIFLLNFNRPIDAAVYASIFMAGGTFIFFHIPYISSTLFSLAGVLIIIYVISASHQMAFNDRLTNIPGRRALEMDMKHLGRKFTIAMLDVDHFKSFNDTYGHDTGDDVLKLVASRMLGVGGNAKVYRYGGEEFTVLFKGKTAKDSKPFLEELREEIQNYEMVIRDELKRPNNNKQGAKNRGSNSKQSTVSVTVSIGAADSKNTRKPEDVLKKADKALYSAKEKGRNQVQCAR from the coding sequence ATGGCGACCTCTTTTACCAGCTCCAATCTGTTTCGTCTCTTCATGCCTATGTTGATGATGATTGGTGTAATGGTCAGCGTAAATCACATCATTGACGCGACTAAAGCGAATTCAGGTTTTGTCACTAACCTACCTTATATATTGTTTGGAACCGCTGTCGCCCTCAGCCACACATTCAAACAATCCAGAATGGCGATGGTCGCTTTATCCATGCTTGTCGCCTACCTTGTTATACAGCTTCGATTGCAAAGCCCTTTAAGTTCAGGGACGACATTACTTGAGCTTTCTTTGCTAAGCTTGCTGTTACCTGTGTCGTGCAGTTTGTCGTATTTGTTTTCAGATACCGGAGTCATTAGCAAAGGTATGGCTATCTTTGGTGCTATTCTAGTTAGTTTTATCGGATGGACCGCGCTCATCCTGTCTCATTTTGCAACTGGTGGCTTTTTAGGCTTCGACAACGATCTTTTGATGGCAGTACCTCAGATATCTCGACTGCCACTTGTTCTAGTTCTTTACACGCTTGCTATTATCGGTGCCACGGGCATTTTCTTGCTCAATTTCAACCGTCCAATTGATGCCGCTGTTTATGCATCCATTTTTATGGCCGGTGGGACATTTATTTTCTTTCACATCCCATATATCTCAAGCACCCTGTTCTCACTAGCCGGTGTCCTAATAATTATCTATGTGATATCTGCAAGCCATCAAATGGCGTTCAATGACCGACTGACTAATATTCCTGGTCGCCGTGCTTTAGAAATGGATATGAAGCACTTAGGACGTAAGTTCACCATTGCGATGCTAGACGTTGACCACTTCAAATCGTTCAACGATACCTACGGCCACGATACTGGCGATGACGTACTCAAGCTTGTCGCATCTCGTATGCTTGGCGTTGGCGGAAACGCTAAAGTCTATCGTTATGGTGGTGAAGAGTTTACTGTGCTGTTCAAGGGAAAAACCGCGAAAGACAGTAAGCCTTTCTTAGAGGAACTAAGAGAGGAAATTCAGAACTATGAAATGGTCATTCGTGACGAGCTAAAGCGTCCCAATAATAACAAACAGGGGGCCAAGAATCGCGGTTCTAACAGTAAACAATCTACAGTGAGCGTAACGGTGAGTATTGGTGCGGCAGACAGTAAAAATACTCGTAAGCCTGAAGACGTTCTCAAGAAGGCTGACAAGGCACTTTACTCCGCTAAAGAGAAAGGACGTAACCAAGTTCAATGCGCCCGCTAA
- the modB gene encoding molybdate ABC transporter permease subunit, translating to MLTEYEVEAIFLSLKVASVAIIWLIPIGVFLAWLLSKKDFVGKSLLDSVVHLPLVLPPVVVGYLLLISMGRQGFIGQFIYQYTGMSFSFSWRGAVLACIIVALPLMVRSIRLSMENVDYKLEQAARTLGASPQKVFWTITLPLIIPGIISGTMLSFARSLGEFGATISFVSNIPGETQTIPLAMYSFLETPGAESAAFRLCVISIAISLASLYFSESLNRWMGRRLGVVK from the coding sequence ATGTTGACAGAATACGAAGTAGAAGCGATCTTTTTGAGCCTGAAAGTCGCGTCAGTTGCGATAATATGGTTAATACCAATCGGTGTGTTTTTGGCGTGGTTGTTGAGTAAAAAGGATTTTGTTGGTAAGAGCCTTTTAGACAGCGTTGTCCATTTACCGCTGGTTTTACCTCCCGTTGTTGTGGGGTATTTGTTGCTTATTTCTATGGGTCGACAAGGGTTCATTGGGCAGTTTATTTATCAGTATACGGGTATGAGTTTTAGCTTTAGCTGGCGAGGCGCGGTACTGGCTTGCATTATTGTTGCGTTACCACTCATGGTGCGTTCTATTCGGTTATCTATGGAAAATGTAGATTACAAACTAGAACAAGCTGCACGGACGTTAGGTGCTTCTCCCCAAAAAGTATTTTGGACTATTACCTTACCCTTGATCATCCCTGGCATAATTAGCGGTACCATGCTGTCGTTTGCTAGAAGCTTGGGTGAATTTGGAGCAACCATTAGCTTTGTCTCCAATATTCCAGGAGAAACGCAGACTATTCCTTTGGCTATGTATAGTTTTCTCGAAACCCCAGGGGCAGAATCTGCTGCGTTTCGTTTATGTGTCATTTCAATTGCTATTTCATTGGCGTCCCTCTATTTCTCTGAGTCGCTTAATCGCTGGATGGGACGTCGTTTAGGAGTGGTGAAATGA
- a CDS encoding DUF3069 domain-containing protein, translating to MSETQNTETTIVDLETVSAELKQVILFDEVPEELYNMVVSIHEVTEEAVREAWNSLPASAQNILDNFEQFHALISVSQAFAGVSALEEFTTMELPSDMSDDDKEAYKAELLDKVLQNCIKDMVKQIKKARRDAILKRDFKEVFVK from the coding sequence ATGTCTGAAACACAAAACACCGAAACCACTATCGTAGACCTAGAGACAGTCTCCGCTGAGCTTAAACAGGTAATCCTTTTTGATGAGGTACCAGAAGAGCTGTACAACATGGTGGTATCTATCCACGAAGTGACTGAAGAAGCGGTTCGTGAAGCGTGGAACTCTCTGCCAGCAAGCGCACAGAATATTCTTGATAATTTCGAGCAGTTTCATGCACTCATCTCTGTGAGTCAAGCATTCGCAGGCGTGAGCGCTTTAGAAGAGTTTACTACGATGGAACTACCATCAGATATGAGCGATGACGATAAAGAAGCATACAAAGCAGAGCTTCTTGATAAAGTTCTACAGAACTGCATTAAAGACATGGTTAAGCAGATTAAAAAAGCACGCCGTGATGCTATCTTGAAGCGTGATTTCAAAGAAGTTTTTGTAAAATAA
- a CDS encoding Solitary outer membrane autotransporter beta-barrel domain yields the protein MRLLTVTVSIIALTHLTARADPQFKDIFEEDFAAAIILTDSDALTFGFKDFDPNDLLNIDNDEIGSQEALDRRKNIGVSALPLTFDLSDNKQFQQRATLRFSALRIEDQILDIGDSHRKYVLGVFTGYEQEISFSEHWTFETGIGLHLQYLHSNYDFQSPFSKLFQRFIDGKLVNTSAWATSIQPKMGFNYSKDKGWGLVKLKSTFNYFSGYGWGKANEGDVGTPEGWYWSNEAKLFYDVTDWGRSIQTVYTSVRRVDIGGDTLGILGSSHYYEGTVGWLMTPPFHVPLVDNVGIGLSVNYGSDLKGGSIVLFFNQD from the coding sequence TTGAGACTTTTAACGGTCACTGTATCTATTATCGCATTAACTCATCTGACGGCTCGTGCTGACCCACAGTTTAAAGATATCTTCGAAGAAGATTTTGCAGCGGCGATCATATTAACGGACAGCGACGCATTAACCTTTGGCTTCAAGGATTTTGACCCTAATGACTTACTTAATATTGATAATGATGAAATTGGTTCACAAGAAGCTCTAGATAGACGAAAGAATATTGGCGTTTCGGCACTGCCTCTGACATTTGATTTATCCGACAACAAGCAGTTTCAACAACGAGCGACCCTCCGGTTTTCCGCATTGCGCATCGAAGATCAAATCTTAGATATTGGCGATAGTCATCGTAAATACGTATTAGGGGTGTTCACAGGCTATGAGCAGGAGATTAGCTTCAGTGAACACTGGACGTTCGAGACAGGCATCGGCCTTCATCTTCAATACTTACATAGCAACTATGACTTTCAATCACCGTTTTCCAAACTCTTTCAAAGATTTATTGATGGAAAGTTGGTCAATACATCCGCATGGGCAACGTCAATTCAACCCAAAATGGGCTTTAACTACTCCAAAGATAAAGGCTGGGGTCTGGTTAAATTGAAATCAACGTTTAATTATTTTTCTGGATACGGTTGGGGTAAAGCAAACGAGGGCGATGTCGGTACGCCAGAAGGTTGGTATTGGTCAAACGAAGCGAAGCTGTTCTACGATGTCACTGATTGGGGACGATCAATCCAAACCGTGTATACCAGCGTCCGGCGAGTAGATATTGGTGGGGACACACTTGGCATCCTAGGTTCGAGTCATTACTACGAGGGAACGGTTGGGTGGTTAATGACACCGCCTTTTCATGTGCCATTGGTCGACAATGTTGGCATTGGGTTGAGCGTAAACTACGGAAGTGACTTAAAGGGCGGGAGTATTGTACTGTTCTTTAACCAAGACTAA
- a CDS encoding GGDEF domain-containing protein, with product MKILLVDDAQLERMQLQIRLKQLGHEVEVAASGREALALYPTFDPELVLLDISMPEMDGFEVAAEIRQRYKADWIPIIFLSSHDEPEMIAKAIDAGGDDYLVKPVNKIVLQSKLIAMQRIAQMRRELKQASSQLEEANRALQHQANEDGLTKLFNRRYMDDKLTELIQWHGRHQMPLSVILMDVDHFKAYNDNYGHTEGDQCLINIAQFLDVMFIRSGEYVGRYGGEEFVILLSKSDVHEAEENAARVKDGIVSLNIPHEFSQTSDRVTLSLGVYSTIPNGNESLSELYESADKLLYQAKRSGRNRYVSQLESDIVSTTS from the coding sequence ATGAAAATTCTTCTCGTAGATGATGCTCAGTTGGAGCGTATGCAGTTACAGATACGCCTCAAACAACTTGGGCATGAGGTAGAGGTAGCGGCTAGCGGTAGAGAGGCGCTTGCTTTGTATCCGACGTTTGACCCAGAACTCGTTTTACTCGACATTTCTATGCCAGAGATGGATGGGTTTGAGGTGGCAGCTGAAATTCGACAGCGTTACAAAGCTGACTGGATACCAATCATCTTTTTAAGCAGTCACGATGAACCTGAAATGATTGCGAAAGCTATCGATGCAGGCGGTGATGACTACTTGGTTAAACCCGTGAACAAAATAGTCTTGCAGTCCAAACTCATAGCGATGCAACGAATCGCTCAAATGCGTCGCGAGTTAAAACAAGCAAGCTCCCAGCTCGAAGAAGCTAATAGGGCACTGCAACACCAAGCCAACGAAGACGGTCTAACTAAATTGTTCAATCGTCGCTATATGGACGACAAACTAACAGAGCTGATTCAATGGCATGGAAGACACCAAATGCCCTTGTCTGTCATTCTTATGGATGTAGACCATTTTAAAGCCTACAACGATAACTATGGCCACACCGAGGGCGATCAGTGTTTGATAAACATTGCGCAGTTTCTTGACGTTATGTTTATTCGCTCTGGAGAGTATGTAGGTCGATACGGTGGTGAAGAGTTCGTTATCTTACTAAGCAAAAGCGATGTTCACGAAGCTGAAGAGAACGCAGCAAGGGTAAAAGATGGCATCGTCTCGCTAAACATTCCTCATGAGTTCTCCCAGACTTCTGATAGGGTGACGTTGTCACTTGGTGTGTACAGCACCATTCCTAATGGAAATGAGTCATTAAGTGAATTGTACGAAAGTGCTGATAAGCTGCTTTATCAAGCGAAGAGAAGTGGTCGAAATCGCTACGTTTCACAACTCGAAAGCGATATTGTTAGTACCACCTCATAG
- a CDS encoding HlyU family transcriptional regulator, whose translation MGFFSKLFGGGKAPQPKEVEPVEYKGFLIYQEAIAENGQYRIAGRITKEVDGELKEHRFIRSDVLGSESDANELMLNKAQMFIDQMGESIF comes from the coding sequence GTGGGATTCTTTTCAAAACTGTTCGGAGGCGGCAAAGCACCGCAACCCAAAGAAGTTGAGCCTGTAGAATATAAAGGGTTTCTTATCTACCAAGAAGCTATTGCGGAAAATGGGCAATATCGTATCGCTGGTCGAATCACCAAAGAAGTAGATGGCGAACTAAAAGAGCATAGATTTATTCGCTCTGATGTACTCGGTTCTGAGTCTGACGCGAACGAACTGATGCTCAATAAAGCACAGATGTTCATTGATCAAATGGGTGAGTCAATTTTCTAA
- the modA gene encoding molybdate ABC transporter substrate-binding protein codes for MRYLLLVMLVTLSHVSLAKTLTVFAASSMTNAVNEIAEEFENQENIKVRTVFAGSSSLARQILTGAPADIFISANTRWMDYLQTKRAVEASNVHIVAHNELALITSTQLKHEQLETGSFDLFSSAQWRSLLKNNRLAIGQTDAVPVGIYTKQALESLGIWSDVREQLAPVNNVRQVLALVDRKEAPLGVVYRSDVIASDGVTILSVFPASSHDSIDYPMANLNGSPESILFAQFVRSEKGQAILRHYGFITEGTLTR; via the coding sequence ATGCGTTATTTACTATTAGTCATGTTGGTTACGCTGTCACATGTTTCATTGGCTAAAACATTGACGGTATTTGCTGCCAGCTCAATGACGAATGCGGTTAATGAGATAGCAGAAGAATTTGAGAACCAAGAAAATATTAAGGTAAGAACGGTGTTTGCGGGATCGTCCTCTTTAGCGCGACAAATTCTCACAGGAGCACCTGCAGACATATTCATTTCAGCCAATACTCGTTGGATGGATTACTTACAAACAAAGAGGGCGGTTGAAGCTTCAAACGTACATATTGTCGCCCACAATGAGTTAGCTCTTATTACCAGTACGCAATTAAAGCATGAACAGCTCGAGACGGGTTCCTTTGACTTATTTTCATCTGCGCAGTGGAGGTCGTTGTTGAAAAATAACAGGCTTGCAATCGGGCAAACAGATGCCGTTCCCGTCGGGATCTATACAAAACAGGCGCTAGAATCTTTAGGGATTTGGAGTGATGTAAGAGAACAACTGGCACCTGTGAATAACGTAAGGCAGGTGTTGGCGCTCGTGGATAGAAAAGAAGCACCGCTCGGTGTGGTATATCGTTCTGATGTAATAGCGAGTGACGGTGTCACTATACTTTCGGTGTTTCCAGCTTCAAGTCATGACTCGATTGATTACCCAATGGCGAATTTGAATGGCTCTCCAGAGTCTATTCTGTTTGCGCAATTTGTGCGTTCGGAAAAAGGACAGGCTATATTGAGACATTATGGATTTATCACTGAAGGGACGTTAACCCGCTAA
- the pntB gene encoding Re/Si-specific NAD(P)(+) transhydrogenase subunit beta translates to MSAGLVQAAYIVAALFFIMSLAGLSKQESARNGNYYGIAGMTIALIATIFSPDAQGFAWIIVAMVIGAAIGIFYAKKVEMTEMPELVAILHSFVGLAAVLVGYNSYIDPPAIPNVETLAAAEVHAHHVIHLVEVFLGVFIGAVTFTGSIVAFGKLRGVISSSPLNIPHKHKWNLAAVVVSTLLMIYFVKADGSMFALLVMTAIALVFGYHLVASIGGADMPVVVSMLNSYSGWAAAAAGFMLSNDLLIVTGALVGSSGAILSYIMCKAMNRSFISVIAGGFGQEVVISSDEEQGEHRETSAEEVAEMLKNSKSVIITPGYGMAVAQAQYPVHEITEKLRAQGVEVRFGIHPVAGRLPGHMNVLLAEAKVPYDIVLEMDELNDDFGDTDTVLVIGANDTVNPAALEDPNSPIAGMPVLEVWNAQNVVVFKRSMNTGYAGVQNPLFFKENTSMLFGDAKESCLNIIEHI, encoded by the coding sequence ATGTCTGCAGGATTAGTACAAGCAGCTTACATTGTAGCTGCACTATTTTTTATCATGAGTTTGGCGGGACTTTCTAAGCAAGAGTCAGCTCGTAACGGTAACTACTATGGTATCGCCGGTATGACGATCGCGCTGATTGCGACGATCTTCAGTCCTGATGCTCAAGGTTTTGCGTGGATTATTGTTGCAATGGTAATCGGTGCTGCGATTGGTATTTTCTACGCTAAGAAAGTAGAAATGACTGAAATGCCAGAACTGGTTGCAATTCTTCACAGCTTTGTAGGTTTAGCCGCAGTGCTTGTTGGTTACAACAGCTACATCGATCCGCCGGCCATTCCAAATGTTGAAACACTGGCTGCTGCTGAAGTTCACGCTCATCACGTAATTCACCTAGTGGAAGTTTTCCTTGGTGTATTCATCGGTGCAGTAACCTTTACCGGCTCTATTGTTGCCTTTGGTAAACTTCGCGGTGTGATTTCATCGTCGCCACTTAACATTCCTCACAAACACAAGTGGAATCTGGCTGCTGTTGTTGTTTCAACACTACTTATGATCTACTTCGTCAAAGCTGACGGCAGCATGTTCGCTCTGTTAGTGATGACAGCGATCGCACTTGTATTTGGTTACCACTTGGTAGCATCAATTGGTGGTGCGGATATGCCGGTTGTCGTTTCAATGCTGAACTCATACTCAGGTTGGGCAGCAGCAGCGGCAGGATTCATGTTGTCAAACGACTTGCTAATCGTAACCGGTGCGTTGGTTGGTTCTTCAGGTGCCATCCTGTCTTACATCATGTGTAAAGCAATGAACCGTTCGTTTATTAGTGTTATCGCCGGTGGCTTCGGTCAGGAAGTGGTGATTTCTAGCGATGAAGAGCAGGGCGAGCACCGTGAGACTTCGGCAGAAGAAGTTGCTGAGATGCTGAAAAACAGTAAGTCAGTCATCATCACTCCTGGATACGGTATGGCAGTAGCCCAAGCTCAGTACCCAGTACATGAAATTACTGAAAAGTTACGCGCACAAGGTGTTGAAGTACGATTTGGTATCCACCCAGTTGCTGGTCGCTTGCCTGGTCACATGAACGTACTACTTGCGGAAGCGAAAGTACCTTACGACATCGTTCTTGAAATGGACGAGTTGAATGATGACTTTGGTGACACAGATACTGTTCTGGTAATCGGTGCGAACGACACAGTTAACCCAGCCGCACTAGAAGATCCAAACAGCCCAATCGCTGGTATGCCAGTGCTTGAAGTTTGGAATGCACAAAACGTTGTCGTGTTTAAGCGTTCAATGAATACGGGTTATGCGGGCGTTCAAAACCCACTATTCTTTAAAGAGAATACATCGATGCTGTTCGGTGACGCTAAAGAGAGTTGCTTGAACATTATTGAGCACATTTAA
- a CDS encoding Re/Si-specific NAD(P)(+) transhydrogenase subunit alpha, whose protein sequence is MQIGVPKEILAGETRVAATPKSVEQLLKLGFDVSIESQAGLLASFDDAAYVAAGATIKSSEEVWQSDLVLKVNAPTDEEIESLKEGASLVSFVWPAQNPELMEKLSSKNINVMAMDAVPRISRAQALDALSSMANIAGYRAVVEAAHEFGRFFTGQITAAGKVPPAKVFVAGAGVAGLAAIGAAGSLGAIVRAFDVRPEVKEQVESMGADFLEVDYQENSGSGDGYAKEMSDDFNKKAAELYMEQAKDVDIIITTALIPGRPAPKLVTKEMVDAMKPGSVIVDLAAANGGNCEYTVADQVVTTENGVKIIGYTDMVGRLPTQSSQLYATNLVNLLKLLCKEKDGNIDINFDDVVLRGVTVVKEGEVTWPAPPIQVSAQPEAPKAEAPKPAEKVEEPTSPVKKLVGLAAAVGVFGWVASVAPAAFLSHFTVFVLACVVGYYVVWNVTHALHTPLMSVTNAISGIIVVGALLQIGQGNGVVSFLAFIAVLIASINIFGGFTVTKRMLEMFRKDK, encoded by the coding sequence ATGCAAATTGGTGTGCCAAAAGAAATACTCGCGGGTGAAACGCGAGTAGCTGCAACGCCGAAATCGGTTGAGCAGCTTTTGAAATTGGGATTTGATGTCTCAATTGAATCGCAAGCAGGTTTGCTTGCAAGTTTTGACGATGCAGCTTATGTCGCTGCGGGAGCGACGATTAAGTCTTCTGAAGAAGTATGGCAATCAGACCTAGTTCTGAAAGTTAATGCTCCTACCGATGAAGAAATCGAATCACTGAAAGAGGGCGCTAGCTTAGTGAGCTTTGTGTGGCCTGCACAAAACCCTGAGTTAATGGAAAAGCTCTCTAGTAAGAACATCAATGTAATGGCAATGGATGCGGTACCGCGTATCTCTCGCGCACAGGCATTAGATGCATTGAGCTCAATGGCGAATATTGCCGGCTACCGAGCGGTAGTGGAAGCAGCTCACGAGTTTGGCCGTTTCTTCACGGGTCAAATTACGGCAGCAGGTAAGGTTCCACCTGCGAAAGTATTTGTTGCTGGTGCTGGCGTTGCGGGTCTAGCAGCAATCGGTGCAGCAGGAAGCCTGGGTGCAATCGTACGTGCTTTTGACGTGCGTCCAGAAGTTAAAGAACAAGTAGAATCGATGGGTGCTGACTTCTTAGAAGTTGACTACCAAGAAAACTCGGGTTCGGGCGACGGTTATGCAAAAGAGATGTCTGATGACTTCAATAAGAAGGCAGCAGAGCTCTACATGGAACAAGCTAAAGACGTCGACATCATTATCACAACAGCCCTTATTCCAGGACGTCCAGCACCTAAGCTTGTCACCAAAGAGATGGTTGACGCTATGAAGCCAGGCAGCGTTATTGTTGACCTTGCTGCAGCCAATGGTGGTAACTGTGAATATACAGTGGCAGATCAAGTGGTCACGACAGAAAACGGCGTGAAAATTATCGGTTATACCGATATGGTTGGCCGTCTACCGACACAGTCTTCTCAACTTTATGCAACGAACCTAGTTAACCTTCTTAAGCTACTTTGCAAAGAGAAAGACGGAAACATCGACATTAATTTTGACGATGTGGTTCTTCGTGGTGTAACGGTCGTCAAAGAAGGTGAAGTGACTTGGCCAGCACCACCAATTCAAGTTTCTGCACAGCCAGAAGCACCAAAAGCCGAAGCGCCAAAACCAGCTGAGAAAGTTGAAGAGCCAACTTCGCCAGTCAAAAAGCTTGTGGGTCTTGCTGCGGCAGTCGGTGTATTTGGATGGGTAGCATCTGTAGCACCGGCAGCATTCTTATCTCACTTTACGGTATTTGTACTAGCTTGTGTGGTTGGTTACTACGTTGTATGGAACGTGACACATGCGCTGCATACACCGCTGATGTCAGTAACAAATGCGATCTCAGGCATTATTGTTGTTGGTGCGCTATTACAGATTGGACAAGGCAATGGCGTTGTTTCCTTCTTAGCTTTCATCGCTGTATTGATTGCCAGCATCAACATATTCGGTGGTTTCACCGTCACCAAGCGAATGCTTGAAATGTTCCGTAAAGATAAATAA